The sequence below is a genomic window from Mytilus edulis chromosome 2, xbMytEdul2.2, whole genome shotgun sequence.
ACAGACTTTAGAGAAAGTTGGCACCACGTCACTCATATTTAGAACAAAATTAAAAGACGTCAACACAGAAACTATTTTGGTAGATAGGTACATGATGGTAGTGGGAATGAATGCCTCGTCACGCAGACCTGAAAAGCATGCAGATTGGTTTATTCAGAAATATTCTGGCTTAAAAGATACTGAAGTACCATTAATGACCAAATCTGAGATACCAACACCCCCTTTTAACTGTTTTACACAGACACTTGTTGTCCGGTACAGTGATCTTGACTATAATTATCATACAAATCAGTCAGTGTATATCAAAATTTGCCATGATTGCGCAGCTGCAGCATGTAATTCAAAAAAGCTCTTGCCCTTTGAAGGCGACATTAGTCTGTATCCGATCCTGTTTATCGATGTACGTTACCTAGGGGAAACACTTGCCGAAGATAAACTATCTATTAATGTATGGCAGGATGATGCCGACCTAGCCAccttaaaatttgtcatttacaaGGATGAAAGGAAGGTTAACTACACAGTCATGAAACTCGACCTGCAGAAATCAAACAGTAATAGCCAATCAAAACTATAAAACGGCAACTACATGTCGTCTAGAGAACAAGGGCTTTGAATTgacaattaattttgaaaatcttGACAGATTGCTTGAGAGAAATCATGTTTGTATACATTGACAACTAGCCTTTTGTGCCAGCTTATTTGGCATTAATGTAAGTCttctttgtgattttttttaaatgaaataccGTTGATGTTTAATATAACTttatagataagataagataagataagataactttattagcactaacacattgacaataaatggttatggcaacaaattaaagactaactacaataatatatatacaatgaaggaGTGATATGATGTACACTATAGTAATTCCTATTACCAGTATAATGATTTTGAACAAGGATACGTGATTCACAAGATACTTGAAAGGGTTGTATATTGTGTAAGACattaatttttagctcacatgacccaaagggccaagtgagcttttctcaccacttggcgtccgtcgtcgtcgtaaaacatttacaaatatcaaccaaccaaccaagatggccgccatggctaaaaatagaatatagggttaaaatgtagatttttgcttatatctctgaaaccaaagcattaagagcaaatctgacatggaggttaatttgtttatcaggtcaagatctatctgacttgaaattttcagataaatcggacaacccgttgttggattgctgcccctgaattggtaattttaagccggaaattttgcagtttttggttattatcttgaatattttatagatatagataattcgtaagcagcaataatgattagcaaagtaagatctacaaataagtcaaccatgaccaaaatggtcaattgaccccataaagagttattgtcctttaaagtcaAATTGAACAACGTTTcattaatttttgtaatcttttacaagtCTTCTCCTGAAataactgagacaaatttaaccaaacctgGTCACAAATCAGCATTAGagtatttttttgaaaatgtgtccgatgacccaacatggcaaaaaatagaacataggatgAGATGCAGTTTTTTGGCCTGTATCTCTGAAACTAGAGCAAAAGTTTaacggttgcattatttcatgcatcaattgtaaatatcatttgagcgacacaggctccttggagcctaTAGTTTTAgttgttatttactttttatttatatttaccagTTTGAAAAATATTGAGATTTTAGTTAATACCATAAATAGTTATCGAAATATACAATTGAATTATGAATTGGTTTGACCGGCGAAGAATACAACCAATTAACTCCCATAAACTGCTACTCTTTGTTATGTATTTCGAAGACTAGTGGACACTTTTGAAGAATGTTTGAAACAGGATTTATAAGTTTTTGGTTTGTCGTCTTTCTGTCCGTCAAACAGTCATTGTCATGTCATCGCAAtccctctgaaaccacacaataCAATTTGATGAATCTTATAATTTAATGGGTATACTATTTAGATGTGCATACCTACAAGAAATTGTATCAGCTACTTCTGTAGTAGTTATGAGTCTTTAATTTTAAGAAGCGTGCTTACAAACTTTAAGATTCTTTAATTTTGATAGAGAGTTATGGCATTCTTTAATACAGTTTTATCACTTTGGTTTACTTGCACTCTTGTACATAAATGCGATACAACTGTAATTATTTTCTTAGTTTTATCTATAAACTTTTATTCAAATTACCAAAACAAACATGAAAGTTGACttcataaaagaaaacaaaatcctAAATCtaacagaaacgaaaaaaatcTTGACCTGGAATGggaaaacaaaatttatagaAACGAACAATTTCCCAGCAAGGATTATTCTGTACGGCCGAGTCTGCATACCTTTCaagtttatttttctttcttcgtAATCAGgcaagcatattttttttaaagaatcaaCCAGATCCCCAATGATTTTATTTTGCTAAATTTGACCTCTTGGGAAAAGCTTGTCAGTGAGCTCTTCCACAAAcgagttttttattttttttttatttttaaatgatcgTAAACAGTCTGGTACCTGCGGTAAGTCACAACTTTCTTATCTTCGAATTCAACACATATTACATGTATGATAAGCTTGTAAGCATATGGGTCTGTGCCTTATAtgattgtagatcttactttacagaacagtattgctgtttataataattttcaagataataatccAAAACTGCATAATTTCCTTAAATTACTAATTCTAATaggggcagaaacccaacaaTGGATTGTCTGATTCATTGTTTCAGGGAAGATAAATCTGAAtctgataaacatgtttatctttttcagaaTTACCCTAAAtactttagtttcagagatataagccaaaaaccgattttaaccctatgttctatttttagccatggcggccttcTTACTTTTcgggctgggtcatcggacacatttttcaaaccagataccccaatgatgattatgacaaagtttggttaaatttggcccagtagttttagaggagaaattgtttgtaaaagttaacagacgacgacggaccCTAAGTTAcgagaaaagttcacttggccttataggccaggtgagcttaaatgtaaagaaaacattaaaaatatgagtatatttataaatgaataattacattagatgtatgtttcattacaatacgttattctgattggctaactgcacatcatgtgttattccttaagcaattgtatcactcaataaaacttctcattcatgatgacacgaggtcccacaataaagtgcacaggtaaatgaaataaaaacttgataaaaggcgtgttttcatgatcctataggtaaaaatgtaagtgcgcacattttaagtatgaagcgcttccgcgcttcatacaaaatgtacttcggtcaacgcttttacaccccaataaatttacaaaaaagagcattcaattcttaaataacatatatatccTCCATCAGTATAAATTTGATTATGTCAATCTGATTTAACTTTATCCATTTAGTCtcctttttttaacttttattctctTGTTTGTGTACCTTTTAAACATTTCACAAAATTCAGTAAATATAGGATTTTAATATGCAAATTGGTGATGACGTAATAGCTTATCTTAGTCTGAGCAATGTATGACTATACACACAGTTTATACTGTCAGGGATAAAATTAGAATTCACAACACAGGTAAATTCAATCACGTCTGTAAGCAGAGGACATTATTTAGAACGAAGTTGATCATTTTGAAAGAATgcaattatttacaaaatagaaTCGTTCTTTTAATTGCCCTTATAAGGATACTCTATTTATGAGAGCAGATGCATTGTCACATTCTAGTGTAGAATGAACAGATAATACACGTATGTATTTATAATTCATTACTATATGTTTATACACACACATGGTTGTAGTGTTTTGTTACTGATCAATTCGGAAAAGATTTTGTACAACAGGATTGATTCATTTTATATATGTAGAATCTAGAGGAATTTGCGTAATGTTTGGATACTCAGTAAATCTCACTACCATTCAAAGATAGAAGACATAGGAGTATATCCAGTAAACCCTACTAGGGTACAAACTCGTGAATACATTACAATTTACATTTGCATATTGAATTGTTGAAGTAAAGTGAGTATTgtaccagggttttcgatatcacaaactagtcaaaacatttactaaattttatcatcggtataaagacatcattcgtaaatata
It includes:
- the LOC139513837 gene encoding uncharacterized protein isoform X1 codes for the protein MAQQLVRDETTCIEVLAYGVPFNYDDRSGNWTPWNLSIFLDGAELQAAETMVFMDGKKWSNENKILVRLRQVMVMNPEVFKYNHMTRAKLQITQTLEKVGTTSLIFRTKLKDVNTETILVDRYMMVVGMNASSRRPEKHADWFIQKYSGLKDTEVPLMTKSEIPTPPFNCFTQTLVVRYSDLDYNYHTNQSVYIKICHDCAAAACNSKKLLPFEGDISLYPILFIDVRYLGETLAEDKLSINVWQDDADLATLKFVIYKDERKVNYTVMKLDLQKSNSNSQSKL
- the LOC139513837 gene encoding uncharacterized protein isoform X2 gives rise to the protein MAQQLVRDETTCIEVLAYGVPFNYDDRSDGAELQAAETMVFMDGKKWSNENKILVRLRQVMVMNPEVFKYNHMTRAKLQITQTLEKVGTTSLIFRTKLKDVNTETILVDRYMMVVGMNASSRRPEKHADWFIQKYSGLKDTEVPLMTKSEIPTPPFNCFTQTLVVRYSDLDYNYHTNQSVYIKICHDCAAAACNSKKLLPFEGDISLYPILFIDVRYLGETLAEDKLSINVWQDDADLATLKFVIYKDERKVNYTVMKLDLQKSNSNSQSKL